From Polaribacter butkevichii, a single genomic window includes:
- the ligA gene encoding NAD-dependent DNA ligase LigA — protein MTNQQKIQVLRDELNTHNYNYYVLDNATISDYDFDIKLKELEKLEAENPEFFDANSPTQRVGGTITKNFNTVTHKNRMYSLSNSYSKEDLLDWEERIQKVLGTTDVEYTCELKFDGASINLTYENRQFVKAVTRGDGFQGDEVTPNIKTIRSIPLSIKKDFVRNFEMRGEIILPIDGFNKMNEERVENGEEEYRNPRNTASGSLKLQDSTEVAKRPLDCLLYQVVTEERKYKTHFESLENARKVGFKVPETITLVKSIDQVFDFITNWDAKRHNLPYETDGVVIKVNNLHQQDELGYTAKAPRWAIAYKFKAEQVSTILNEITYQVGRTGAITPVANLEPVQLAGTTVKRASLHNADQIEKLDIRVGDTVFVEKGGEIIPKIIAVDLTKRPADSVPTIYATHCPECNTELVRTEGDAKHYCPNEFGCAPQITGRIQHFISRKAMDIDGLGGETVDLLRKEGLIQNYADLYDLTVEQVIPLERMAEKSAQNMIDGIIKSKEIPFEKVLFALGIRFVGETVAKKLAKHFKSIDNLMSADLETLIAVDEIGDRIAQSIIDFSKNEGNIDLINRLKASGVQLEVSAESLENQTELLQGQIFVVSGVFHQMSRTELKKAIEDNGGKVSSSISKKTNFIVAGDNMGPSKLTKAESLGIAIISEQDFIDKIS, from the coding sequence ATGACAAATCAACAAAAAATACAAGTACTCCGTGATGAATTAAATACACATAATTATAACTATTATGTGTTAGATAATGCAACAATTTCAGATTACGATTTCGATATCAAACTAAAAGAATTAGAAAAGTTAGAAGCAGAAAATCCTGAATTTTTCGATGCAAATTCGCCAACGCAAAGAGTAGGAGGTACCATTACAAAAAACTTTAATACGGTTACCCATAAAAACAGAATGTATTCTTTAAGTAATTCGTATTCTAAAGAAGATTTGTTAGACTGGGAAGAAAGAATTCAAAAAGTTCTAGGTACAACAGATGTAGAATATACGTGCGAGTTAAAATTCGATGGAGCTTCTATTAATTTAACGTACGAAAACAGACAATTTGTAAAAGCCGTAACTCGTGGCGATGGTTTTCAAGGTGATGAAGTAACGCCTAATATTAAAACAATTCGTTCCATTCCTTTAAGTATAAAAAAAGATTTTGTCCGTAATTTCGAAATGAGGGGAGAAATCATTTTGCCAATAGATGGTTTTAATAAAATGAATGAAGAGCGTGTAGAAAACGGGGAAGAAGAATATAGAAACCCTCGAAATACTGCAAGCGGAAGTTTAAAATTACAAGACAGTACAGAAGTAGCAAAAAGACCTTTAGATTGTTTATTATATCAGGTTGTAACAGAAGAACGCAAATATAAAACGCATTTTGAGAGTTTAGAAAATGCAAGAAAAGTTGGTTTTAAAGTGCCAGAAACCATCACTTTGGTAAAATCGATAGATCAAGTTTTCGATTTCATCACTAATTGGGATGCCAAACGTCATAATTTACCGTATGAAACAGACGGAGTTGTAATAAAAGTAAATAATCTGCATCAGCAAGACGAGTTAGGCTATACCGCAAAAGCACCAAGATGGGCAATTGCATATAAGTTTAAAGCAGAACAAGTTTCTACAATTTTAAATGAAATTACCTATCAAGTAGGTAGAACAGGCGCAATAACTCCGGTTGCAAATTTAGAACCCGTACAATTAGCAGGTACAACGGTTAAAAGGGCTTCGTTGCACAATGCCGATCAAATAGAAAAATTAGATATTAGAGTAGGAGACACGGTTTTTGTAGAAAAAGGAGGAGAAATTATTCCTAAAATTATTGCAGTAGACTTAACAAAACGACCAGCAGATTCAGTGCCAACCATATATGCAACTCATTGTCCGGAATGTAATACCGAGTTGGTAAGAACAGAAGGCGATGCAAAACATTATTGCCCTAATGAGTTTGGTTGTGCACCACAAATTACAGGAAGAATTCAGCATTTCATTTCTAGAAAAGCCATGGATATTGATGGTTTAGGAGGCGAAACGGTAGATTTGTTACGTAAAGAAGGCTTAATTCAAAACTATGCAGATTTATATGATTTAACAGTAGAACAAGTAATTCCGTTAGAAAGAATGGCAGAAAAATCTGCTCAGAATATGATAGACGGAATTATAAAATCAAAAGAAATTCCGTTCGAAAAAGTATTATTTGCACTTGGTATACGTTTTGTAGGAGAAACAGTAGCTAAAAAGTTAGCAAAACATTTTAAATCCATAGATAATTTAATGTCTGCAGATTTAGAAACATTAATTGCTGTAGATGAAATTGGCGATAGAATTGCACAAAGCATTATAGATTTTTCTAAAAACGAAGGAAATATCGATTTAATAAACAGGTTAAAAGCATCAGGAGTACAATTAGAAGTTTCTGCAGAAAGTTTAGAAAATCAAACAGAACTATTACAGGGACAAATATTTGTAGTTTCAGGCGTTTTTCATCAAATGAGCAGAACCGAACTTAAAAAAGCAATTGAAGATAATGGCGGAAAAGTAAGTTCATCAATCTCTAAAAAAACAAATTTTATTGTTGCCGGCGATAATATGGGACCTTCAAAACTAACCAAAGCAGAAAGTTTAGGAATAGCAATTATCTCAGAACAAGATTTTATAGACAAAATAAGTTAA
- a CDS encoding glycoside hydrolase family 3 protein — translation MKVVIKILIIALIVSCTDKIPLYKNDTASFDERAKNLVSLMTLDEKVSLMGYESPAIDRLEIPAYNWWNECLHGVARAGVSTVFPQAIGMASMWDRKQMFNIADAISDEARAKHQAFAARGKRRIYQGLTFWTPNINIFRDPRWGRGMETYGEDPYLTGELGVQFIKGLQGDDPKYLKLIATAKHFAVHSGPEASRHSFNAEPTVFDMLNTYSPQFEKVIKQANVYSVMCAYNSYNGLPCCGNSELSDLLRKEWGFKGYIVSDCWAIKDFYNEGAHEISKNKQEASAMAVQAGTDLNCGDSYPSLVEAVKNGYITEKELEVSVERLIKARMKLGLFAPKGAVKYEKIPYDIVDSEKHKLLALQTARKSIVLLKNEKNILPLSKDIQKIAVIGPNANDLETLLGNYNGFPSNAITPLKGIQNKLPNAAVNYAVGTPLAKGLPIFNIVPSSVLFTSKEMNANGLNAEYFNSTDLSGEPIHKVIDKNVDFVWGTKAPFKDMNADEFSVRWSGYLSVDKTGSYAIGGEAFSGMKLYINNKLLVARQDVHHPKKEYEYVDLKAGIPYEIKLEYVQENTEHAMMQLLWEAPNNNLEKEAIQLAKKSDVIILCMGLSPLLEGEEMKVKVDGFKGGDRLDIKLPKAQTDLMKKLKTLGKPMVLVLLNGSAVAINWEQENIPAIVEAWYPGQSGGTAIADVLFGDYNPAGRLPLTFYKDINDIPAFDDYNMKGKTYRYFKGDPLYDFGFGLSYSTFEYTNLKVVSESKTSEEINVTVDVKNTSNLAGDEVVQLYLTRDDDGFNPINTLLGFERIHLKAGETKSVPFKITPKQMASVNLTSHKMEVKSENIKISVGGAQNTVKRENQKNIIAKNINLTGETYIIQN, via the coding sequence ATGAAGGTAGTAATAAAAATACTAATTATAGCGCTTATCGTTTCCTGTACAGATAAAATACCTCTTTATAAAAATGATACTGCATCATTCGATGAAAGAGCAAAAAATTTAGTTTCATTAATGACTTTAGATGAGAAAGTATCTCTTATGGGGTATGAGTCTCCTGCTATTGATCGACTAGAAATTCCGGCCTATAATTGGTGGAATGAATGTTTACATGGAGTTGCCAGAGCTGGTGTAAGTACCGTATTTCCACAAGCAATAGGTATGGCGTCTATGTGGGATAGAAAACAAATGTTTAATATTGCCGATGCTATTTCAGATGAAGCTAGAGCTAAACATCAAGCATTTGCCGCTAGAGGTAAAAGAAGAATTTATCAAGGGTTAACTTTTTGGACACCAAATATTAACATTTTTAGAGACCCTCGTTGGGGACGAGGAATGGAAACTTATGGTGAAGACCCTTATTTAACAGGAGAATTAGGCGTTCAATTTATTAAAGGTTTACAAGGAGATGACCCTAAATACTTAAAATTAATTGCCACTGCAAAACATTTTGCTGTACACAGCGGACCTGAAGCTAGCAGACATAGCTTTAATGCAGAACCAACTGTATTTGATATGTTAAACACATATAGCCCTCAGTTTGAAAAAGTAATTAAACAAGCAAACGTATACTCTGTAATGTGCGCCTATAATAGTTACAACGGATTACCTTGTTGTGGTAATTCAGAATTAAGTGATTTATTAAGAAAAGAATGGGGTTTTAAAGGTTATATCGTTTCCGATTGTTGGGCTATTAAAGATTTTTACAATGAAGGTGCACACGAAATAAGTAAAAATAAACAAGAAGCATCTGCAATGGCTGTTCAGGCAGGCACAGATTTAAACTGTGGCGATTCTTACCCATCATTAGTAGAAGCTGTAAAAAACGGGTATATCACAGAAAAAGAACTAGAAGTATCGGTTGAAAGATTGATAAAAGCAAGAATGAAATTAGGTTTATTTGCACCAAAAGGAGCTGTTAAATACGAAAAAATTCCGTACGATATTGTAGATTCTGAAAAACACAAATTATTAGCACTACAAACGGCTCGTAAATCTATTGTTTTATTAAAGAATGAAAAAAACATACTTCCTTTAAGCAAAGACATTCAAAAAATTGCAGTTATTGGCCCTAATGCAAACGATTTAGAAACTTTATTAGGTAATTATAATGGATTTCCATCAAACGCAATTACTCCGTTAAAAGGTATTCAAAATAAATTACCAAATGCAGCAGTAAATTATGCAGTTGGAACTCCTTTGGCTAAAGGCCTACCTATTTTTAACATTGTACCATCATCTGTTCTCTTTACATCAAAAGAAATGAATGCTAATGGTTTAAATGCAGAATACTTTAATAGTACAGATTTATCAGGAGAACCTATTCATAAAGTAATCGATAAAAATGTTGATTTTGTTTGGGGAACCAAAGCGCCTTTTAAAGATATGAATGCAGATGAATTTTCTGTACGTTGGTCTGGTTACTTATCGGTAGATAAAACAGGTAGTTACGCTATTGGTGGCGAAGCGTTTTCTGGAATGAAATTATATATTAATAACAAATTATTAGTTGCAAGACAAGATGTACATCACCCAAAGAAAGAATACGAATATGTAGATTTAAAAGCAGGTATTCCTTATGAAATTAAATTAGAGTATGTACAAGAAAATACAGAGCACGCTATGATGCAATTGCTTTGGGAAGCTCCTAATAATAATTTAGAAAAAGAAGCAATTCAATTAGCAAAAAAATCTGACGTTATTATCTTATGTATGGGATTAAGTCCTTTATTAGAAGGAGAAGAAATGAAAGTAAAAGTAGATGGTTTTAAAGGAGGAGATAGATTAGATATTAAATTACCAAAAGCACAAACAGATTTAATGAAAAAACTAAAAACATTAGGCAAACCAATGGTATTAGTTTTATTAAACGGTAGTGCAGTAGCAATAAATTGGGAACAAGAAAACATTCCTGCAATTGTAGAAGCATGGTATCCAGGGCAATCTGGTGGTACCGCTATAGCGGATGTATTATTTGGAGACTATAACCCTGCTGGTAGATTGCCATTAACCTTTTATAAAGATATTAACGATATTCCGGCCTTTGATGATTACAATATGAAAGGAAAAACATATCGTTATTTTAAAGGAGACCCACTGTATGACTTTGGTTTTGGTTTAAGCTATTCTACTTTTGAATACACTAATTTAAAAGTGGTATCAGAAAGTAAAACATCCGAAGAAATTAATGTAACCGTTGATGTAAAAAACACAAGTAATTTAGCTGGTGATGAAGTGGTACAATTATATCTAACTAGAGATGATGATGGTTTTAATCCAATCAATACATTACTTGGTTTTGAGAGAATCCATCTAAAAGCAGGAGAAACAAAAAGTGTTCCTTTTAAAATTACACCAAAACAAATGGCTTCTGTTAATTTAACTAGCCATAAAATGGAAGTGAAATCAGAAAATATTAAAATTTCTGTTGGTGGTGCTCAAAATACTGTAAAAAGAGAAAATCAAAAAAACATCATTGCTAAAAATATAAATTTAACAGGAGAAACTTATATCATACAAAATTAA
- a CDS encoding DUF4294 domain-containing protein — MKKLLYIYIVLITAASFSQIKETDSLPINVDDYVFVKPGDTLVVSLNEFSLLPKPKFNSKKDVRYYLWFRKKVFKAYPYAQLASQRLDSLNQRLEKIESKRAQRKYTRLVQKYIEGEFTDQIKKMTTTEGRILIKLIHRQTGKTAFQNIKVLRSGWKAFWYNTTANVFSLSLKTEYHPETENEDFLIEDVLQRAFQDGKLQPQKTKLNFDFPQIIIERKAEINVEEYKLFFAKMRKKGKVRQSKN; from the coding sequence TTGAAAAAACTCCTATACATATACATCGTACTAATTACGGCAGCATCTTTTTCTCAAATAAAAGAAACAGATTCGCTGCCTATAAATGTAGACGATTATGTTTTTGTAAAACCAGGAGACACCTTAGTAGTAAGCCTTAACGAGTTCTCGTTGTTGCCAAAACCTAAATTTAACTCAAAAAAAGACGTTCGGTATTATTTATGGTTCCGTAAAAAAGTATTTAAAGCATACCCTTATGCACAATTGGCCTCACAAAGGTTAGACTCTTTAAACCAAAGGCTAGAAAAAATCGAGTCAAAAAGGGCACAAAGAAAATATACACGTTTAGTTCAAAAATATATAGAAGGCGAGTTTACAGATCAAATTAAAAAGATGACCACCACAGAAGGTAGAATTCTTATAAAGTTAATTCATCGTCAAACCGGTAAAACGGCATTTCAAAACATCAAGGTCTTAAGAAGCGGATGGAAAGCTTTCTGGTACAACACAACGGCAAATGTTTTTAGTTTATCTCTTAAAACCGAATACCATCCAGAAACAGAGAACGAAGATTTTTTAATAGAAGATGTTTTGCAACGCGCTTTTCAAGACGGAAAACTCCAACCTCAAAAAACTAAGTTAAATTTCGATTTTCCTCAAATTATAATAGAAAGAAAGGCAGAAATCAATGTAGAAGAATACAAATTGTTTTTTGCAAAAATGCGTAAAAAAGGAAAAGTTAGACAATCTAAGAACTAA
- a CDS encoding endo-1,4-beta-xylanase, with the protein MKIKFKYAIYILIIGSFFSLTSCADAGDDSNIAKAIALGSPIINNATDVNSNSFKVSWTRVYDADNYELDVATNNTFESYVTGYQAKPVSTLNEQVIGLKEATNYFYRVRAINSSETSKNSAVIQVTTLEGNDPEPTTSLKEASTTFFVGMAVKAEQLTNGSKYDEIIKNEFSSISAEYEMKMNIIEPTKGNYNWSKADAIVDYAIANGINVHGHALVWHESAPDWLANYTGTDAEFEQEVKNYITAVLTRYKGKVASWDVVNEAINDSNGALRNSIYRQKMGDNFVAKCFQFAREADPDVLLFYNDYAVTTNKTKQTAIFNLIDDLQANNTPIDGVGFQMHIKYNSPSVDEIKTAVDKAVERDLKLHFSELDVRVNPNKDITTFTTERAIAQKNKVKEVVSVYNAIPLENKYAITVWGMKDDDSWIINQYNNTNEWPLLYDSNFEIKKAHTGFLQGLE; encoded by the coding sequence ATGAAAATTAAATTTAAATATGCAATCTATATCCTTATTATAGGTAGTTTTTTTTCGCTAACTAGTTGTGCAGATGCTGGCGATGATAGTAATATTGCCAAAGCAATAGCTTTAGGAAGTCCTATTATCAATAACGCAACAGATGTAAATTCTAACAGTTTTAAAGTAAGTTGGACCCGTGTTTACGATGCAGATAATTACGAATTAGATGTTGCAACAAACAATACATTTGAAAGCTATGTAACAGGATACCAAGCAAAACCTGTATCAACTTTAAACGAACAAGTAATTGGTTTAAAAGAAGCTACTAACTATTTTTATAGAGTTAGAGCTATTAATAGTAGCGAAACTTCTAAAAACTCTGCAGTTATTCAAGTAACAACTTTAGAAGGAAATGATCCAGAACCAACTACATCTTTAAAAGAAGCTTCAACTACTTTCTTTGTAGGTATGGCTGTTAAAGCAGAACAACTTACAAATGGTTCTAAGTACGATGAAATTATAAAAAATGAATTTTCAAGTATTTCTGCCGAGTATGAAATGAAAATGAATATTATAGAACCTACAAAAGGAAACTATAATTGGTCTAAAGCAGATGCCATTGTAGATTATGCCATAGCAAACGGAATTAATGTTCACGGTCATGCATTAGTTTGGCATGAGTCTGCACCAGATTGGTTGGCAAATTATACAGGTACAGATGCCGAGTTTGAACAAGAAGTAAAAAACTATATTACAGCTGTATTAACAAGATATAAAGGTAAAGTTGCTTCTTGGGATGTTGTAAACGAAGCTATTAATGATTCTAATGGTGCCTTAAGAAACTCTATTTATAGACAAAAAATGGGTGACAATTTTGTAGCTAAATGTTTCCAATTTGCTCGTGAAGCTGATCCGGATGTTTTATTATTTTATAATGATTATGCGGTAACAACAAATAAAACAAAACAAACTGCAATATTTAATTTAATAGATGATTTACAAGCAAATAACACTCCAATAGATGGTGTAGGTTTTCAAATGCACATTAAATACAATAGCCCTTCGGTTGATGAAATTAAAACTGCTGTTGATAAAGCGGTAGAAAGAGATTTAAAACTTCATTTCTCTGAACTAGATGTGCGCGTAAACCCAAATAAAGATATTACAACTTTTACAACTGAAAGAGCCATAGCTCAAAAAAATAAAGTTAAAGAAGTGGTATCTGTTTACAATGCTATTCCTTTAGAAAACAAATATGCCATTACAGTTTGGGGTATGAAAGATGATGATTCTTGGATTATAAATCAATATAATAACACCAATGAATGGCCTTTATTATATGATTCAAACTTCGAAATTAAAAAAGCACATACCGGATTTTTACAAGGTTTAGAATAA
- a CDS encoding beta-glucosidase family protein, which produces MNSQQVTAQNNLDQSIEKSIDKILLQLTLEEKVAMCHAQSKFSTPGVPRLGIPEIWMSDGPHGVRGEINWDDWGYAGWTNDSITAFPALTCLAATFNPKLSKKYGVNVGEEARYRKKDVLLGPGVNIYRTPLNGRNFEYMGEDPYLSSKMVVPYIQGVQSNGVAACVKHYVLNNQEHWRDHINVEVSDRALHEIYLPAFKAAVQEGKVWSLMSAYNQYKGQYCSHNEKLNKILKEDWKFDGALITDWGATHNTKEAALYGLDIEMGTGTDGLTISTKNAYDYYYLANPFLELLKKGEIEESYLNDKVRRILRLMYRTTMNKNRQFGKANNQEHLDVAREIATEGIVLLKNENSFFPINDTKKITIAVIGENATRSMTIGGGSSELKAKNEISPLEGLKARYKNANIIHAMGYESGPSVYAKVLPATLNAEKLKKEAIEVASKADVVLFFGGLNKSHHQDCEGGDRQSYGLPFGQNELINEITNVNQNTSVILVSGNAVEMPWHNKVKAIMQTWYLGSEAGNAIADIISGDVNPSGKLPFSFPKKLEDNAAHSFGKISYPGDSINQIYKEGILVGYRWHDTKKIKPLFAFGEGLSYSTFKISEVKVNKKSFSKNDIIKVTCQVTNTGNYDGSEVVQIYVGKPKSKVNRALKELKGFQKVFINKGNSKNIEITIKSSDLAFYDESISDWNIENGNYVIHVGNASNNIVSKLKIEVE; this is translated from the coding sequence ATGAATTCTCAACAAGTAACTGCTCAAAATAATTTAGACCAATCAATTGAAAAAAGTATCGACAAAATTTTGCTACAATTAACTTTAGAAGAAAAAGTAGCCATGTGTCATGCACAATCAAAGTTTAGTACACCAGGTGTTCCGCGGCTAGGAATCCCAGAAATCTGGATGTCTGATGGACCTCATGGAGTTAGAGGTGAAATAAATTGGGACGATTGGGGATATGCCGGTTGGACCAATGATTCTATCACTGCTTTTCCTGCTTTAACCTGTTTAGCAGCCACATTTAACCCTAAACTTTCTAAAAAATACGGAGTTAATGTTGGTGAAGAAGCTAGATATAGAAAAAAAGATGTACTCTTAGGGCCTGGTGTAAATATTTATAGAACACCTCTTAATGGTAGAAATTTCGAATATATGGGAGAAGACCCATACTTAAGTTCTAAAATGGTGGTACCATATATACAAGGAGTACAAAGTAACGGAGTTGCAGCTTGTGTAAAACATTATGTATTAAACAACCAAGAGCACTGGCGAGATCATATTAACGTAGAAGTAAGTGACCGAGCGTTACATGAAATATATTTACCTGCCTTTAAAGCCGCTGTGCAAGAAGGTAAAGTTTGGTCTTTAATGAGTGCATATAATCAATACAAAGGGCAATATTGCAGCCACAATGAAAAATTAAACAAAATATTAAAAGAAGATTGGAAATTTGATGGCGCATTAATTACAGATTGGGGAGCAACACACAATACAAAAGAAGCTGCTTTATATGGTTTAGACATAGAAATGGGTACAGGTACAGATGGATTAACCATAAGTACAAAAAACGCCTATGATTACTACTATTTAGCCAATCCTTTTTTAGAATTATTAAAAAAAGGAGAAATAGAAGAATCTTATTTAAACGATAAAGTACGTAGAATTTTACGTTTAATGTACAGAACCACCATGAATAAAAATCGTCAATTTGGTAAAGCAAATAATCAAGAACATTTAGATGTAGCTAGAGAAATTGCAACAGAGGGAATTGTATTGCTAAAAAATGAAAATTCATTTTTTCCTATTAATGATACTAAAAAAATAACTATTGCTGTAATTGGCGAAAACGCAACCAGATCTATGACAATTGGTGGTGGTTCTTCTGAGCTAAAAGCAAAAAACGAAATTTCTCCATTAGAAGGTTTAAAAGCACGCTATAAAAATGCTAACATAATTCATGCTATGGGTTATGAGTCAGGACCTTCTGTATATGCAAAAGTGCTTCCTGCTACATTAAATGCAGAAAAACTTAAAAAAGAAGCCATAGAAGTTGCCTCAAAAGCAGATGTAGTCCTCTTTTTTGGAGGTTTAAATAAAAGTCATCATCAAGATTGTGAAGGAGGAGACAGACAATCATACGGACTTCCATTCGGTCAAAATGAATTAATTAATGAAATTACAAACGTAAACCAAAATACAAGTGTCATTTTAGTAAGTGGTAATGCAGTAGAAATGCCTTGGCATAATAAAGTAAAAGCAATTATGCAAACATGGTACTTAGGTAGCGAAGCAGGAAATGCAATTGCAGATATTATTAGTGGAGATGTTAACCCATCCGGAAAACTACCATTTTCTTTTCCTAAAAAATTAGAAGATAATGCAGCACACAGTTTCGGAAAAATTTCTTATCCAGGAGATAGTATCAATCAAATTTATAAAGAAGGAATTTTGGTTGGATATCGTTGGCATGATACAAAAAAAATTAAACCTTTATTTGCATTCGGTGAAGGCTTATCTTATAGTACGTTTAAAATATCTGAAGTTAAAGTTAATAAAAAATCTTTTTCTAAAAACGATATCATAAAAGTTACGTGCCAAGTAACTAATACAGGTAATTATGATGGATCAGAAGTTGTTCAAATCTATGTTGGTAAACCTAAATCTAAAGTTAACAGAGCTCTAAAAGAGTTAAAAGGTTTTCAAAAAGTTTTTATAAATAAAGGCAATTCTAAAAACATAGAAATTACAATTAAAAGTAGTGATTTAGCTTTTTATGATGAATCAATATCAGATTGGAATATAGAAAACGGAAATTATGTAATACATGTTGGTAATGCATCTAATAACATCGTTTCGAAATTAAAAATTGAAGTCGAATAA
- a CDS encoding glyceraldehyde-3-phosphate dehydrogenase, producing MSTILNYEEEVIEQAQNRRATVEFITIVNDLWYDKAIELVLFRNPLVDKRASEVLKLINYAKEFVSKPISIYDALDIAKAIQQLDLPSSKLDIGKLAYECHLSPKKCEDKVAFVSNKLKGATESEDIQPKDVVLYGFGRIGRLLARELMSKMGKGSQLRLRAIVTRGEINKEVLEKRASLLRIDSVHGDFLGTVEIDVEHNALIINGTTVHLISANSPEDIDYTKYGIKDALIIDNTGAFRDDVALARHLKAKGASKVLLTAPGKGIPNIVHGVNHKQHNPDTVDIFSAASCTTNAITPILKVLEDNFGILKGHLETIHAYTNDQNLVDNMHRKNRRGRAAALNMVITETGAGAAVAKAIPALKDKLTSNAIRVPVPNGSLAILNLQLNTMVSTERVNAIIKKYALEGDLVEQIKYSLDNELVSSDIIGATAPAIFDSKSTITDKETIVIYVWYDNEYGYSHQVMRLAKHIAKVRRFTYY from the coding sequence ATGTCAACAATTTTAAATTACGAAGAAGAAGTTATAGAGCAAGCTCAAAATAGAAGAGCTACGGTAGAGTTTATAACTATTGTAAACGATTTATGGTACGATAAAGCGATAGAGTTAGTTCTTTTTAGAAATCCTTTGGTAGATAAAAGAGCAAGCGAAGTTTTAAAACTAATAAACTATGCAAAAGAGTTTGTAAGCAAACCCATTTCTATTTACGATGCGTTAGATATTGCAAAAGCAATACAACAATTAGACCTGCCATCGTCTAAATTAGATATTGGTAAATTAGCGTACGAATGTCATTTAAGCCCTAAAAAGTGTGAGGACAAAGTTGCCTTTGTAAGTAACAAATTAAAAGGAGCCACAGAGTCAGAAGATATTCAACCCAAAGATGTAGTTTTATATGGGTTTGGTAGAATTGGTCGTTTATTGGCAAGAGAACTCATGTCTAAAATGGGTAAAGGTTCTCAATTACGATTAAGAGCTATTGTTACTCGTGGCGAAATTAATAAAGAAGTTTTAGAAAAAAGAGCCTCTTTATTAAGGATAGATTCTGTACACGGAGATTTTTTAGGAACCGTAGAAATAGATGTAGAACACAATGCATTAATTATAAATGGTACAACGGTTCACTTAATTTCTGCAAATAGTCCAGAAGATATCGATTATACTAAATACGGAATTAAAGATGCCTTAATTATAGACAATACAGGTGCTTTTAGAGATGATGTTGCTTTGGCAAGACATTTAAAAGCTAAAGGAGCAAGCAAAGTTTTGTTAACTGCTCCCGGAAAAGGAATTCCTAATATTGTGCACGGTGTAAATCACAAACAGCACAATCCAGATACTGTAGATATTTTTTCTGCGGCATCTTGTACCACCAATGCAATTACGCCAATTTTAAAAGTTTTAGAAGATAATTTCGGAATCTTAAAAGGGCATTTAGAAACCATTCATGCATACACAAACGACCAAAATTTGGTAGACAATATGCATCGTAAAAATAGAAGGGGTAGAGCTGCTGCCTTAAATATGGTTATTACAGAAACCGGTGCAGGAGCAGCAGTTGCAAAGGCAATACCTGCTTTAAAAGACAAACTTACATCCAACGCAATTAGAGTTCCGGTTCCAAACGGATCTTTGGCAATTTTAAACCTACAATTAAATACCATGGTTTCTACAGAACGCGTAAATGCCATTATTAAAAAGTATGCTTTAGAAGGCGATTTGGTAGAACAAATTAAGTATTCTTTAGATAACGAGTTGGTTTCATCAGACATAATTGGTGCTACAGCACCGGCAATTTTCGATAGTAAATCTACTATTACAGACAAAGAAACCATTGTAATTTATGTTTGGTACGATAATGAATATGGATATTCTCATCAAGTAATGCGTTTGGCAAAACACATTGCCAAAGTAAGGCGGTTTACCTATTATTAA